A section of the Chelmon rostratus isolate fCheRos1 chromosome 16, fCheRos1.pri, whole genome shotgun sequence genome encodes:
- the atp1a3a gene encoding sodium/potassium-transporting ATPase subunit alpha-3a, which produces MGYGRSDSYRVATTQDKDEKESPKKKGGKDLDDLKKEVPITEHKMSVEEVCRKYSTDIVQGLTNAKAAEYLARDGPNALTPPPTTPEWVKFCRQLFGGFSILLWIGAILCFLAYAIQAATEDEPAGDNLYLGIVLSAVVIITGCFSYFQEAKSSKIMESFKNMVPQQALVIREGEKMQINAEQVVAGDLVEVKGGDRIPADLRIISSHGCKVDNSSLTGESEPQTRSPDCTHDNPLETRNIAFFSTNCVEGTARGIVVCTGDRTVMGRIATLTSGLETGKTPIAKEIEHFIHIITGVAVFLGVTFFVLSLILGYSWLEAVIFLIGIIVANVPEGLLATVTVCLTLTAKRMARKNCLVKNLEAVETLGSTSTICSDKTGTLTQNRMTVAHMWFDNQIHEADTTEDQSGSSFDKSSTTWVSLARVAALCNRAVFKAGQESLPILKREVAGDASESALLKCIELSCGSVKAMRDKNKKVAEIPFNSTNKYQLSIHESEEESDNRYLLVMKGAPERILDRCSTIMVQGKEQPMDDEMKEAFQNAYLELGGLGERVLGFCHLFMPEDKYPKGFAFDTDDVNFQTDNLCFVGLMSMIDPPRAAVPDAVGKCRSAGIKVIMVTGDHPITAKAIAKGVGIISEGNETVEDIAARLNIPVSQVNPRDAKACVIHGTDLKDLSQDQMDDILRNHTEIVFARTSPQQKLIIVEGCQRQGAIVAVTGDGVNDSPALKKADIGVAMGISGSDVSKQAADMILLDDNFASIVTGVEEGRLIFDNLKKSIAYTLTSNIPEITPFLFFILVNIPLPLGTITILCIDLGTDMVPAISLAYEAAESDIMKRQPRNPLRDKLVNERLISIAYGQIGMIQALGGFFAYFVIMAENGFLPSVLVGIRLNWDDRSTNDLEDSYGQQWTYEQRKIVEFTCHTAFFVSIVVVQWADVIICKTRRNSVFQQGMKNKILIFGLFEETALAAFLSYCPGMDVALRMYPLKPSWWFCAFPYSFLIFVYDEIRKLILRRNPGGWVEKETYY; this is translated from the exons ATGGGG tatgGAAGGTCGGACAGCTACCGCGTGGCCACCACGCAGGACAAGGATGAGAAGGAGTCACCCAAGAAGAAGGGAGGCAAGGATCTGGATGACCTCAAGAAGGAAGTTCCCATA ACGGAACACAAAATGTCTGTTGAGGAGGTGTGCCGGAAATACAGCACTGATATCGTCCAG GGTTTGACCAATGCCAAGGCAGCAGAGTACCTGGCCAGGGACGGCCCCAATGCCCTGACtccaccccccaccaccccaGAGTGGGTCAAGTTCTGTCGCCAGCTGTTCGGTGGCTTCTCCATCCTGCTCTGGATCGGTGCCATCCTCTGCTTCTTGGCCTACGCCATCCAGGCTGCCACAGAGGACGAGCCCGCTGGGGATAAC TTGTATCTGGGTATCGTGCTATCAGCTGTCGTCATCATCACCGGCTGCTTCTCCTACTTCCAGGAAGCTAAGAGCTCCAAGATCATGGAGTCCTTTAAGAACATGGTCCCTCAG CAAGCCCTGGTGATCCGTGAGGGAGAAAAGATGCAGATCAATGCCGAACAGGTGGTGGCAGGAGACCTGGTGGAGGTGAAGGGAGGAGACAGGATCCCCGCTGACCTCCGCATCATCTCCTCCCACGGCTGCAAG GTGGACAACTCATCCCTGACTGGTGAATCAGAGCCCCAGACCAGGTCACCTGACTGTACCCATGACAACCCACTGGAAACCCGCAACATTGCCTTCTTCTCCACCAACTGTGTCGAGG GAACTGCACGTGGCATTGTTGTATGCACTGGCGATCGTACAGTGATGGGCCGCATCGCCACTCTCACCTCAGGCCTGGAGACTGGCAAG ACACCCATTGCTAAGGAGATCGAGCACTTCATCCACATCATCACCGGCGTGGCCGTCTTCCTCGGCGTGACCTTTTTCGTCCTCTCACTCATCCTGGGTTACAGCTGGCTGGAGGCCGTCATCTTCCTCATCGGTATCATTGTCGCCAATGTGCCCGAGGGACTGCTGGCCACAGTCACT GTGTGTCTGACACTGACTGCAAAGCGAATGGCTCGTAAAAACTGTCTGGTAAAGAACTTGGAAGCTGTGGAAACGCTGggctccacctccaccatctGCTCTGACAAGACAGGCACCCTGACCCAGAACAGGATGACCGTGGCCCACATGTGGTTCGACAACCAGATCCATGAGGCCGACACCACCGAGGACCAGTCTG GCTCCTCCTTCGACAAAAGCTCCACAACATGGGTGTCTTTGGCACGAGTCGCTGCTCTGTGCAACCGTGCTGTGTTCAAGGCCGGCCAGGAATCTTTGCCCATCCTTAAGCGTGAGGTTGCCGGCGACGCCTCTGAGTCAGCCCTGCTGAAGTGTATTGAGCTGTCCTGTGGCTCCGTCAAAGCCATGAGGGACAAGAACAAGAAGGTGGCCGAGATCCCCTTCAACTCCACCAACAAGTATcag CTCTCAATTCACGAAAGTGAAGAGGAAAGTGACAACCGCTACCTGTTGGTGATGAAGGGAGCCCCAGAGAGGATCCTCGACCGCTGCTCCACCATCATGGTGCAGGGCAAGGAGCAGCCCATGGACGATGAGATGAAAGAGGCTTTCCAGAACGCCTATCTGGAACTGGGAGGTCTGGGAGAGAGAGTGCTGG GTTTCTGCCACCTGTTCATGCCAGAGGACAAGTATCCCAAAGGTTTTGCCTTTGACACAGATGACGTCAACTTCCAGACAGACAACCTTTGCTTTGTAGGCCTCATGTCCATGATTGACCCTCCCCGTGCTGCTGTGCCGGACGCCGTGGGCAAATGCCGCTCTGCTGGCATCAAG GTTATTATGGTTACTGGTGACCACCCAATCACAGCCAAGGCCATTGCTAAGGGTGTGGGCATCATCTCCGAGGGCAACGAGACAGTGGAAGACATTGCTGCACGCCTCAACATCCCTGTCAGCCAGGTGAACCCCAG GGATGCCAAGGCCTGTGTGATCCACGGGACAGATCTGAAAGACCTCAGTCAGGATCAGATGGACGATATTTTGAGGAACCACACAGAGATTGTCTTTGCCAGAACCTCCCCACAGCAGAAGCTTATCATTGTAGAAGGCTGCCAGAGACAG GGAGCCATCGTGGCCGTGACAGGTGATGGTGTGAACGACTCTCCTGCCCTGAAGAAGGCTGACATCGGTGTTGCCATGGGAATCTCTGGCTCAGACGTGTCCAAACAAGCTGCCGACATGATCCTGCTGGACGACAACTTCGCCTCCATCGTCACTGGAGTGGAGGAAG GCCGTCTGATCTTTGACAACCTGAAGAAATCCATTGCATACACTCTGACCAGCAACATCCCAGAGATCACTCCCTTCCTGTTCTTCATCTTGGTCAACATCCCGCTGCCTCTGGGCACCATCACCATCCTCTGCATCGACCTTGGAACTGACATG GTACCAGCCATCTCTCTTGCCTatgaagcagcagagagtgaCATCATGAAGCGCCAGCCCAGGAACCCACTGAGGGACAAACTGGTCAACGAGAGACTCATCAGTATCGCCTATGGACAGATTG gTATGATCCAAGCTCTTGGTGGATTCTTTGCCTATTTTGTCATCATGGCTGAAAATGGTTTTCTGCCTTCCGTGCTTGTCGGCATCCGGCTCAACTGGGACGATCGTTCCACCAACGACCTGGAAGACAGCTACGGCCAGCAATGG ACCTACGAGCAGCGTAAGATTGTGGAGTTTACGTGCCACACAGCCTTCTTCGTCAGTATTGTGGTGGTGCAGTGGGCAGATGTCATCATCTGCAAGACCAGACGTAACTCTGTGTTCCAGCAGGGCATGAA